A segment of the Lolium perenne isolate Kyuss_39 chromosome 3, Kyuss_2.0, whole genome shotgun sequence genome:
GAACTGTAATGTTTGGTTAGGCTTAGTTTTGGCTTATAAGTCAGGAACACCTAAATAAGTGCTTCTGACTTTAACTTTTAGCTTGCATTATCATTAAACAATATCCAGTCAAAAGCTAAAAGGCACATAACAAACATGTAATACGGCGAAAACCATAAGTTAATTCTTCGGACGGCTGTGGACAGTTGTTATAGGGAATCAAAACATCGAGAAGCATGTGCCATGAACATATCCATGTTACCTAGCAAGAACATATTCACATCGAAGTGACTATTGTGATTCATTAATTATACTATTATTAAGAGTGGCATAGCCTCGTTTTGGGTGGGATGTCAACACATGAGGTTATGTGGATTCATTTTAGAACTTATGGTTTTGTGCTGTAGATGCTAAGCTTTTGTAGTTTAGTGTAATTTACAATTAACCTGAACTATAATGTGCAACCGCTTTTAATCTCATGAATGAGAGactccattttttttttttgacaggaacaatgatgcgtgtagttgacacgtccgttgggaaccccaagaggaaggtgtgatgcgcacagcggcaagtttccctcagtaagaaaccaaggtttaatcgaaccagtaggagtcaagaagcacgttgaaggttgatggcggcgggatgtagtgcggcgcaacaccagagattccggcgccaacgtggaacctgcacaacacaaccaaagtactttgccccaacgaaacagtgaggttgtcaatctcaccggcttgctgtaacaaaggattaaccgtattgtgtggaagatgattgtttgcagaaaacagtagaacagtattgcagtagattgtatttcagtatagagaattggaccggggtccacagttcactagaggtgtctctcccataagataaacagcatattgggtgaacaaattacagttgggcaattgacaaataaagagggcatgaccatgcacatacatattatgatgagtatagtgagatttaattgggcattacgacaaagtacatagaccgccatccagcatgcatctatgcctaaaaagtccaccttcaggttatcatccgaaccccctccagtattaagttgctaacaacagacaattgcattaagtattgcgcgtaatataatcagtgactacatccttgaacatagcaccaatgttttatccctagtggcaacagcacatccataaccttagaggttcttgtcacccctccagattcacggagacatgaacccactatcgagcataaatactccctcttggagttactagcatcaacttggccagagcatctactaataacggagagcatgcaagatcataaacaacacatagacatgaattgataatcaacataacaagtattctctattcatcggatcccaacaaacgcaacatatagaattacagatagatgatcttgatcatgttaggcagctcacaagatccgacaatgaagcacaatggggagaagacaaccatctagctacgctatggacccatagtccaggggtagactactcacacatcactccggaggcgaccatggcggcgtagagtcctccggagatgaatcccctctccggcagggtgccggaggcgatctctggatcccccgagatgggatcggcggcggcggcgtctccggaaggttttccgtatcgtggctctcggtgcgggggtttcgcaacggaggctttaagtaggcggaagggcaggtcagaggcggcacgagggccccacaccacggggccgcgcggccaagggggccgcgccgcctagggtgtggccacctcgtggccccacttcgtctcctcttcggacttccggaagcttcgtggcaaaataggaccccgggcgttgatttcgtccaattccgagaatatttcgttactaggatttctgaaaccaaaaacagcagaaacaaagaatcggcacttcggcatcttgttaataggttagttccgagaaaatgcacgaatatgacataaagtgtgcataaaacatgtagataacatcaataatgtggcatggaacataagaaattatcgatacgtcggagacgtatcagcatccccaagcttagttctgctcgtcccgagcaggtaaaacgataacacagataatttctggagtgacatgccatcataaccttgatcatactatttgtaaagcatatgtagtgaatgcagcgatcaaaacaatgtatataacatgagtaaacaagtgaatcataaagcaaagacttttcatgaatagcacttcaagacaagcatcaataagtcttgcataagagttaactcataaagcaataattcatagtaaaagcattgaagcaacacaaaggaagattaagtttcagcggttgctttcaacttgtaacatgtatatctcatggatattgtcaacatagagtaatataataagtgcaataagcaaatatgtaggaatcaatgcacagttcacacaagtgtttgcttcttgaggtggagagaaataggtgaactgactcaacattgaaagtaaaagaatggtcctccatagaggaaaagcatcgattgctatatttgtgctagagctttgattttgaaaacatgaaacaattttgtcaacggtagtaataaagcatatgtatcatgtaaattatatcttacaagttgcaagcctcatgcatagtatactaatagtgcccgcaccttgtcctaattagcttggactacgggatcatcacaatgcacatgttttaaccaagtgtcacaaaggggtacctctatgccgcctgtacaaaggtctaaggagaaagctcgcattggatttctcgctattgattattctcaacttagacatccataccgggacaacatagacaacagataatggactcctcttttatgcttaagcatgtaacaacaattaataattttctcatatgagattgaggatatttgtccaaaactgaaacttccaccatggatcatggctttagttagcggcccaatgttcttctctaacaatatgcatgcttaaccataaggtggtagatcgctcttacttcagacaagacgaacatgcatagcaactcacatgaaattcaacaaagagtagttgatggcgtccccagtgaacatggttatcgcacaacaagcaacttaataagagataaagtgcataattacatattcaataccacaatagtttttaagctatttgtcccatgagctatatattgcaaaggtgaatgatggaattttaaaggtagcactcaagcaatttactttggaatggcggaaaataccatgtagtaggtaggtatggtggacacaaatggcataatggttggctcaagtattttggatgcatgagaagtaatccctctcgatacaaggtttaggctagcaaggcttatttgaaacaaacacaaggatgaaccggtgcagcaaaactcacataaaagacatattgtaaacattataagactctacaccgtcttccttgttgttcaaactcaatactagaaattatctagaccttagagaaaccaaatatgcaaaccaaatttagcatgctctatgtatttcttcattaatgggtgcaaagcatatgatgcaagagcttaaacatgagcacaacaattgccaagtatcacattacccaagacatttatagcaattactacatgtatcattttccaattccaaccatataacaatttaacgaaggagaaacttcgccatgaatactatgagtagaaactaaggacatacttgtccatatgctacagcggagcgtgtctctctcccataaagtgaatgctaggatccattttattcaaacaaaacaaaaaaaaaaaaacaaaaacaaaccgacgctccaagcaaagcacataagatgtgatggaataaaaatatagtttcaggggaggaacctgataatgttgtcgatgaagaaggggatgccttgggcatccccaagcttagacgcttgagtcttcttgatatatgcaggggtgaaccaccggggcatccccaagcttagagctttcactctccttgatcatgttgcatcatactcctctcttgatccttgaaaatttcatccacaccaaacttagaacaactcattagagggttagtgacaataaaaattaacatgttcagaggtgacacaatcattcttaacacttctggatattgcataaagctactggacattaatggatcaaagaaattcaaccaacatagcaaaagaggcaatgcgaaataaaaggcagaatctgtcaaaacagaacagttcgtattgacgaattttatcgaggcaccagacttgctcaaatgaaaatgctcaaattgaatgaaagttgcgtacatatctgaggatcactcacgtaaattggcataattttctgagttacctacagagaaaacagcccagattcgtgacagcaaagaaatctgtttctgcgcagtaatccaaatctagtatgaacttttctatcaacgactttacttgacacaataaaacactaaactaagataaggagaggttgctacagtagtaaacaacttccaagacacaaaataaaaacaaagtactgtaggtaaaaaaaaacatgggttgtctcccataagcgcttttctttaacgcctttcagctaggcgcagaaagtgtgtatcaagtattatcaaagggtggtgcattctcagcggggtgtggagttttctcaaccaggcatagtatattagatacataagttttagcatctcccttttcattagtcttaggcgtgctactctcatcaaacaaattttcaggaacaagccaagcatagttattttctagtgcatcattcatagctaagagtttacatggtattggtgctttgatctcccctccatcattaatattattagtgtactttattctatccatatccatcttttcaaggagactaacaaaattggtgtaagaaccaagcatattaaatttagcaaagacctttctagcctctctcgctataccaccaaattctctaagaagggtttctaaaacaaaatctttcttttccccttcttctatatcaccaagtgtgagaaacatgtgttggattataggattgagattaacaaatttagtttccaacatgcgaactaaagcagcagcagcaatttcataggtaggggcaaggtctaccaagtgtctatcctcaaaatcgtcaacggtactaacatggttgaagaattcttctatattatttctcccaattatagacccacgtcctaccggtatgtctttcgtggtaaaattaaaaggaaacatgatgaatcaagtaaggtaaatgcaggtaactaatttttttgtgtttttgatatagcaaacaagatagcaaataaagtaaaactagcaactaattttttttgtattttgatttagtgcagcaaacaaagtagtaaataaaactaagcaagacaaaaacaaagtaaagagattgaggagtgaagactccccttgcagcgtgtcttgatctccccggcaacggcgccagaaatttgcttgatgcgtgtagttgacacgtccgttgggaaccccaagaggaaggtgtgatgcgcacagcggcaagtttcccttagtaagaaaccaaggtttaatcgaaccagtaggagtcaagaagcacgttgaaggttgatggcggcgggatgtagtgcggcgcaacaccagagattccggcgccaaagtggaacctgcacaacacaaccaaagtactttgccccaacgaaacagtgaggttgtcaatctcaccggcttgctgtaacaaaggattaaccgtattgtgtggaagatgattgtttgcagaaaacagtagaacaatattgcagtagattgtatttcagtatagagaattggaccggggtccacagttcactagaggtgtctctcccataagataaacagcatgttgggtgaacaaattacagttgggcaattgacaaataaagagggcatgaccatgcacatacatattatgatgagtatagtgagatttaattgggcattacgacaaagtacatagaccgccatccagcatgcatctatgcctaaaaagtccaccttcaggttatcatccgaaccccctccagtattaagttgctaacaacagacaattgcattaagtattgcgcgtaatgtaatcagtgactacatccttgaacatagcaccaatgttttatccctagtggcaacagcacatccataaccttagaggttcttgtcacccctccagattcacggagacatgaacccactatcgagcataaatactccctcttggagttactagcatcaacttggccagagcatctactaataacggagagcatgcaagatcataaacaacacatagacatgaattgataatcaacataacaagtattctctattcatcggatcccaacaaacgcaacatatagaattacagatagatgatcttgatcatgttaggcagctcacaagatccgacaatgaagcacaatggggagaagacaaccatctagctactgctatggacccatagtccaggggtagactactcacacatcactccggaggcgaccatggcggcgtagagtcctccgggagatgaatcccctctccggcagggtgccggaggcgatctcctggatcccccgagatgggatcggcggcggcggcgtctctggaaggttttccgtatcgtggctctcggtactgggggtttcgcaacggaggctttaagtaggcggaagggcaggtcaggaggcggcacgagggcctcacaccacagggccgcgcggccaagggggggccgcgccgccctagggtgtggccacctcgtggccccacttcgtctcctcttcggacttctggaagtttcgtggcaaaataggaccctgggcgttgatttcgtccaattccgagaatatttcgttactaggatttctgaaaccaaaaacagcagaaacaaagaatcggcacttcggcatcttgttaataggttagttccagaaaatgcacgaatatgacataaagtgtgcataaaacatgtagataacatcaataatgtggcatggaacataagaaattatcgatacgtcggagacgtatcaaacaacaTGTAAAACAAAGGGTTTTCAATCTGCCAAGCACAAGCAAACTGATAGTAGAACAATATAGTAATTGAAGAGACAAAAAGAGCACATAAAATACATCTAAACCGGATGCTAACAAATGTAAAACGAAGGTTATGAAGGATGTAAATATTTCTATAGAATCAGGTCAAATAAATCGAACTTGGACCGCTCCTCTCTCCCGTCTACAGTGAGCGAGAGAGGAGATTTGTAAAACTCCCCGTCAGCCCACCTCGCCGGCCGGCGATTCGTGGATCCCTCTGCCTCCGACGGCCGCTGCGACGGCGGGAGGTTGGGGAATCCACGGATCCCGGCCTGTACATAGTGTAGGGTTCGGTAGGGTCTCGCCCGGCGGcgccatggaggtggaggtgcCGGTGATGCGATGTTTGGTGTCGATTCGCttctcctccggcggcggcgctccTCGGAGCTACGGCGCCTGGCGGTCGACTTCCTCGAGCTCGCTGATGGGTACATCGGCCGAGCTCGTCAAGCCCCGCCCGGATCTGGCCAGACGGTGGATCCGGTTGGTGATCTTGAAGACGACGATGGTGTTGAAGACATCCGCGACGACGACGGCGTTCCAGGTGGTAGGATCTCCGGATCCGGCGCTCGACGACTTCCCGGCTGCCAGGGGCTGGCTCCTGTCCAAGGCTATGTGCGGAGCAGCGGCAGCGGCGCGCCATCGACGGCCTCTGTTTCGTCAGCGCCGTCGAGGTCCAGCAGGACTGATGTGTAATTTTGCTTTGTTTCTGGATCTTTCTGTATGTTCGGATGTTTGATATTATCGTCTGtctcccgcaaaaaaaaaaaaaaaatctatagAATCAATGTTCGAAACCTCACCTCTATCTTGGTGACAAAGCCGGGGTGGAGTCCCCCTCTGGTGTTCTTATTTTATATATATACTCCTGGAGGTATACGAAATTTGGGTACTCCGTAGTAATTTTTGTGTAccaaaaggaaacatttatatggGAAAAAAAACGTAAGCACCAGAAATTAGAAAATCTAGGAAAATCGTGTTACGTAGAGACAGCCCAAACAGAAAAGGGAAAATAAAGGCATCTTCGGAACGCTTACGAGTTCCAGCCCACAGCAGATCCACTATCACGCACGCCCGCCTGTGGAGGGTCTTCTTCTCCCCCAAATCCCTGAAACCCTACATACAGCCGAGCCGATCTAGCTCCCCTCCCACCGCGCCGATCGCCATGGCCGCCCCCAACAACAACGACGCCGCCAGCGCCAGCGCCTCCACCAGCGACGACGCCCTGGCGCCGCCGGAGGACACCTCCATCGAGGCGCTGGCGCGGCGCGTGCAGGAGCACATGACCCTGGCCAACAACCCCAGCGCCCGCCGCCACAAGTTCTGGGAGACGCAGCCCGTCGGCCAGTTCCGCGACCTCGCCGACGGCTCCCTCCCCGACGGCGCCATCGAGCCGCCCGCCCCGCTCTCCGAGGTCCGCGCCGACCCCTACCCGCTCCCCGCCGCCTTCGAGTGGTTCACCTGCGACCTCGACGACGACGCGCTCCTCGCCGACCTCTACGCCCTCCTCGCCCACAactacgtcgaggacgacgaGAACATGTTCCGCTTCAACTACTCCCCGGCCTTCCTCCGCTGGGCGCTCCGCCCGCCCTCCTTCTTCCGCGCCTGGCACATCGGGGTCCGCGCCAAGGAGTCCAAGAAGCTCGTCGCCTTCATATCCGGCGTCCCCGCGCGCATCCGCGCGCGCGACGACGTCGTGCGCATGGCCGAGATCAACTTCCTCTGCGTCCACAAGAAGCTCCGATCCAAGCGCCTCGCCCCCGTGCTCATCCGCGAGGTCACCCGCCGCGTCCACCAGGAGAACATCTGGCAGGCCGCCTACACCGCGGGGGTCGTCCTCCCGACCCCCATCACCACCTGCCGCTACTGGCATCGCTCCCTCAACCCCAAGAAGCTCATCGATGTCGGCTTCTCCCGTCTCGGCCCCCGCATGACCATGAGCCGCACGGTCCGTCTCTACAAGCTGCCCGATGCGCCGCTTACCCCGGGGTTCCGCCAGATGGAGCTGCGGGATGTCGCGGCTGTCACACGGTTGCTCAGGTCATACCTTGCAAGGTACGTCGTGGCGCCGGATTTCGATGAGCTTGATGTTGAGCACTGGCTGCTGCCCCAGGAGGATGTGGTGGACAGCTACCTTGTGGAGAGCCCCGAGACGCATGAGGTCACGGATTTCTGCAGCTTCTACACATTGCCCTCATCAGTCCTCAACAATGCCACCTATTCAACGCTCAAGGCTGCGTACTCCTACTACAATGTCGCTGTCAAGACCCCGCTGCAGCAGCTGATGAATGATGCGCTGATTGTGGCCAAGCAGAAGAACTACGATGTGTTCAACGCCCTCGATGTCATGGAGAACGAGGGGTTCCTCAAGGAGCTCAAGTTTGGGCCTGGAGATGGGCAGCTCCACTATTATCTCTACAACTACCGTATTCGCAATGGGATCAAGCCATCTGAGCTTGGCCTCGTGCTTCTGTAGGGTGGTCCAAAAAGGTCTCAAGATGGTGTCTGGGTTATACTCTTTTCAGCAGGTACTCCTTGTGTGGCTGGTTTAGTACGCGTCTTTCTTGGTTGCTACAGGTGATGGGTCGATTCCTGTCATGCTGTAGGTTACCCAGTGTGCAATTTGTCATTGCTCATTTTGTTTATTGTGGTAGCAAATTTCCCATGCCTTGTCATGGGAATCCACAATGATTTGCAAATGAGGAGACTGGAATTAGAAATCCTTTTCTTAATTTTAAGACTTGTTTTCAGTTAGTGATATTCGGTGTGTATGGTTCAAAGCATTTTATGATGTCACTGAGTTCACCAAGGAATTTTGATACAACTTGTGTTACGTTAAATCATTCAAGTGCCCATGTGGTTGAGATTATAAGGTATAAATGTGCCTTTTGTTAATGTAGGACATTCACAATTATTTCACAGGTTTTGATGATCTGTTGTATGCAAATTTACTTGTTTTTACGTACTTTAGCCTAGTTTTTCTATAATGTCCATATGAGGTGGTTTGTGATGTTTGATGGTTTGGGTGATTGTGTCCCTGATGGACGTAAGTACTTATCCTTACTGGGTTATTCCAGTTTTGTATGTATAGCGGTAATGTTTGGTGCATTATGTAAGCGGTAAGCCACTTTGTCAAGTCCTCTCTGTCTCTCTTTTTATTGCAGTTTCCTCAGATTATAGCATTTGTGTACCTGCTGGTAGTTTTCTAGTTTTGTCTGTTCGAAAcacacatcattatctttggtcATTCTCACATTGAACAGTTTGAGGTCCATTCTTGTCAGATATCAGCTGATCTTAACATAATTTAGTTGCCCAATTAGATTTCTGTGCCTAAGTCATCCTACTTGTTACCTTATCGTGATTAAAGTGAAAACAGCCCAACAAAAAAGCTATAAATGTGATAACAGCCAAACAAAAAAGCTATAAATGTGAGATTTCTTCAAAGCATTTTATGATGTCACTGAGTTTACCAAGGAATTTTGATAGAACTTGTTACGTTAAATCATTCAAGTGCCCCTGTGGTTGAGATTATAAGTTATAAATGTGTCTTTGTCGATGTAGGATATTCACCATTATTTCACAGGTTTTGATGATATATTGTATGCAAATTTACTTGTTTTTACGTACTTTAGCCTAATATATATGCCCATATGGTGGTTTGTGATGTTTAATGGTTTGGGGGGATTGTGGCCTTGATGGAGGTAAATACTTATCCTTACTGGGTCATTCCAGTTTTGTATGGAGGTAATGTTTGTTGCATTGTTACAGCGATAAGCCAATTTGTCAAGTCCTCTCCACCTCTCTTTTTATTGCAGTTCCCTCAAATCATAGCATTTGTGTACCTGCTGGTAATTTTCTAGTTTTCTCTGTTCCAAAcacacatcattatctttggtcATTCTCGCATAAAATAGTTTGAGGCCCCTTCTGTCAGCTGATTTTAACATCATTTAGTTGCCCAATTAGATTTCTGTGCCTAAGCTGCCTGGGTTTCAAATCCAAATTAACATTCTATCAAATGGTTTTCATTTAGTGGTTTCAAAAGTATTGACATACAGAGTAGTTCTGTTTCAATCCTGGGGTTGTTCATTGCAATCTGTGGCCATCCGCTAATGACTTGAGTCTGTTCTAGCCCATACACTGATTGGTTACATTGGTTCATTCCAATCTGTGGCCATCCACTAGTGACCTGAGTCTGTTCTAGCCAAGGTATTGATCGTTTACATAGTTGCTAATTATAGATTTTGGATGTTGTTCATGCAACTGTCTCTGATGAAGCATTGTAGAAGTGAAGACAGTGCTGACTGCCCTTATAAATAAATCATTGTAGAAGTGTGATGCCGTGATGGTGCTGCAGCCAGATCGTTACTAAAATTGAATTGGATGCAAGACAGTGTCACAGCTCTGAAACTCTGATTCCCTCCATGCTTGTTCTTGTAGGTGCCATTTTGTTCTCTCACGCCGGCCACACCTGTTGCCTAACATGTGTGTCTAATAACCAGTCCAGATCTGTTAATCTTACAAACTGATTGTACCATCTCTACGAGTCTAGGATATGTTGGTGGGTTCTCCGTCTGCATATTCAGGACACTTTCTTACTTAAAAGGATTTTCATAGGAAATCCTGGGGACTGACTGACCCGGACTTTTGGCTCTCATCTACACCGGCCCCTGAAATCCCACCGTCCGTTATTAACTTCGTGATGTGTGTACAAGGTAAGATTGTTTAATCAGAAACGTAGAAGTAAATGACAATACACAACTGTGAAACATAAATACGCATTTAATAGGCCATAGATGGCGTCACTGGTACACGCACAGATTTGGTGGCTTGGGCAATTCATGGTGACATGAACAAATGATTGATTCAATAAATCAATAAGAACCAGAAAATTGTATAGAAATTTCTGCACAAAATTTTCCATTCTTTTTTTTTCTACTCTTTCCCATCTCATGCCACAACATACTGTTTCATATGATTCCGAAATTTATTTTGATATTAACAGATTTATTATATGAACCGGAGATtaatttctgatgatatcaacagAATTTTTTTATATGGTACAGAATTTCTAATACTATTTACACATGCAGATTATCAGATAAAAAAATTCAGAACAAGTCATCCGTATATATTTGGGTTTGGACACTTATTGTTGAGAGTCTGTTGAACAGAAAAAACATCTGGATGAACAAGAATATACCCAATTAATTCAACAAAAATAATGGACTATATGAAGAAAAAAAGTTCTTTGGTACTACATTTTTTTCTCTGAACACGTCACAATTCTTGTTCATGGTAGCCTGATGGTAGAATCTTCCAATCACAGGTTATACATACTGAACATATCACATTATTATTGCTTCTTATCTTAGCTGGAAAGAATCATATTATGAACAGAAAATATTATGTTATCTTGTCCATGAATAAATTCGGCATATTATGGAAGAACCATAAAAGAAATATTCAGCTATCTAAGATCCATCAACACGATAGTAACAAAAACAGGAAATAGCAGAATCCAAAATCCATTGAAAGAAATAGAGAAACAGATCTGAGATTTGAGGCAAGAAAATAAAATTTTAGACGTGCTAAATCAAAACATTTCTGAGCAATTCTTTCCACCACAAACTACGGTAGATCTTATACAAGAGTGAAATATCCAAAAGACATGAGAG
Coding sequences within it:
- the LOC127343547 gene encoding glycylpeptide N-tetradecanoyltransferase 1, with the translated sequence MAAPNNNDAASASASTSDDALAPPEDTSIEALARRVQEHMTLANNPSARRHKFWETQPVGQFRDLADGSLPDGAIEPPAPLSEVRADPYPLPAAFEWFTCDLDDDALLADLYALLAHNYVEDDENMFRFNYSPAFLRWALRPPSFFRAWHIGVRAKESKKLVAFISGVPARIRARDDVVRMAEINFLCVHKKLRSKRLAPVLIREVTRRVHQENIWQAAYTAGVVLPTPITTCRYWHRSLNPKKLIDVGFSRLGPRMTMSRTVRLYKLPDAPLTPGFRQMELRDVAAVTRLLRSYLARYVVAPDFDELDVEHWLLPQEDVVDSYLVESPETHEVTDFCSFYTLPSSVLNNATYSTLKAAYSYYNVAVKTPLQQLMNDALIVAKQKNYDVFNALDVMENEGFLKELKFGPGDGQLHYYLYNYRIRNGIKPSELGLVLL